A part of Paenarthrobacter sp. A20 genomic DNA contains:
- a CDS encoding glycoside hydrolase family 38 C-terminal domain-containing protein, with amino-acid sequence MHDDRRITEQRLDRFVRERILPAIYGRAIPLQLSSWDAPGEPVPAAEAIRQLFTPQEHGAPWGKAWSTKWLHLQGEVPQDWGMADSTSVEIIVDLGFNSDAPGFQCEGTAWRADGSIIKAISPRNFHVPLKLLGGGLSVDFYVEAAANPDVAQGWSFAPTPLGDKATSGDDPRYRLGRIAMAELNETVWELNQDIWTLSGLMHELPTELPRRHEILRALERMLDVMDPDDVAGTAAAGREELKVVLDRPAYASAHQLLATGHAHIDSAWLWPVRETIRKCARTFSNVVALMDEDPDFVFSCSSAQQMAWIKEYFPELFVRIREKVKAGQFIPVGGMWVESDTNMPGGEAMARQFVEGKSFFLKEFDVECQEAWLPDSFGYSGAIPQIVKEAGSRWFLTQKISWNKVNRMPHHTFTWEGIDGTRLFTHFPPVDSYNAELHGRELAHAERNYRDHGRGTMSLVPFGYGDGGGGPTREMVAAAHRTADLEGSPKVRMGTAKDFFTQAEAEYTNLPVWVGEMYLEMHRGTYTSQAKTKRGNRRSEHLLREAELWCSTAAVRLGADYAYPRDELKRLWRLVLLQQFHDILPGSSIAWVHQDAERNYEAISRDLEAIISDAAQALVGDGDTSYLLNAAPHRRDGVAALGIGEGAGSGVGVQVDQSGESFILDNGVIRAVLDGNGLLTSLVDHASGRDAIAPGQTGNLLELFRDTPNEWDAWDIEEFYRRNVTQLTQADTIDLERTPAGAVVVVQRKVGASTITQRVTLDAGAKSLGIATTVDWQEREKMLKIAFPLDVRADRSASETQFGHVFRPTHTNTSWEAAKFEICAHRWIHVAEPGYGVAVSNSSSYGHDVTRAVRPDGGTTTTVRTSLLRSARFPDPEADRGEHTLELSIRPGAAIADAVEEGYRTNLKPRFVTGGHAVEPLVSVSNPAVVVEAVKLAEDGSGDVIVRLYESLGERSSATVRPGFEAVGATATDLLERVAVAPGVTVGEDSEVHLVLRPFQLVTLRFTR; translated from the coding sequence TTGCACGACGACCGCCGGATCACTGAACAGCGTCTTGACCGATTTGTTCGGGAACGCATTCTTCCGGCCATTTACGGCAGGGCCATACCGCTGCAGCTCAGCAGCTGGGATGCTCCGGGTGAGCCCGTGCCGGCTGCGGAGGCCATCCGCCAGCTCTTCACGCCCCAGGAACACGGCGCCCCCTGGGGAAAGGCCTGGAGCACCAAGTGGCTGCACCTTCAGGGCGAAGTTCCGCAGGACTGGGGCATGGCCGATTCCACGTCGGTGGAAATCATCGTGGACCTCGGCTTCAACAGCGACGCCCCCGGATTCCAGTGCGAAGGCACTGCCTGGCGTGCCGATGGCAGCATCATCAAAGCGATTTCCCCCCGGAACTTCCACGTCCCGCTCAAACTTCTGGGTGGTGGACTGTCCGTCGACTTCTATGTGGAGGCCGCCGCCAACCCGGACGTTGCGCAAGGCTGGTCCTTTGCACCCACACCGTTAGGGGATAAGGCCACCTCCGGCGACGATCCCCGGTACCGCCTGGGCCGCATCGCCATGGCAGAGCTGAACGAAACGGTCTGGGAACTGAACCAGGACATCTGGACGCTCAGCGGCCTCATGCATGAACTCCCTACTGAGCTTCCCCGCCGCCATGAAATCCTGCGGGCGCTGGAACGGATGCTGGACGTTATGGACCCGGACGATGTCGCCGGGACCGCGGCGGCAGGTCGCGAGGAGTTGAAAGTGGTCCTGGACCGTCCCGCGTATGCATCCGCGCACCAGCTCCTGGCCACCGGCCATGCGCACATCGACTCGGCTTGGCTGTGGCCGGTCCGTGAAACCATCCGCAAGTGTGCCCGGACGTTCTCCAACGTGGTGGCCCTCATGGACGAGGATCCGGATTTTGTGTTCTCCTGTTCCTCGGCCCAGCAGATGGCGTGGATCAAGGAGTACTTCCCGGAGCTCTTTGTCCGGATCCGGGAGAAGGTCAAAGCCGGTCAGTTCATTCCCGTAGGCGGCATGTGGGTGGAATCGGACACCAACATGCCCGGCGGCGAGGCGATGGCCCGCCAGTTCGTGGAGGGCAAGAGCTTCTTCCTGAAGGAGTTCGACGTCGAGTGCCAGGAAGCCTGGCTGCCTGACTCCTTCGGCTACTCCGGCGCCATCCCGCAGATCGTCAAGGAAGCCGGTTCCCGTTGGTTCCTGACACAGAAGATTTCCTGGAACAAGGTCAACCGGATGCCGCACCACACCTTCACGTGGGAAGGCATCGACGGAACCCGGTTGTTTACGCACTTCCCGCCGGTCGACTCGTACAACGCTGAACTGCACGGCCGCGAACTGGCCCACGCGGAGCGCAATTACCGGGACCACGGCCGGGGGACCATGTCCTTGGTGCCTTTCGGTTATGGCGACGGCGGTGGCGGCCCCACGCGCGAAATGGTGGCTGCTGCGCACCGTACGGCAGACCTGGAAGGTTCGCCTAAGGTCCGCATGGGCACCGCCAAGGACTTTTTCACGCAAGCTGAAGCCGAGTACACCAACCTGCCGGTCTGGGTGGGTGAAATGTACTTGGAAATGCACCGCGGTACCTATACCAGCCAAGCCAAGACCAAGCGTGGCAACCGCCGCAGCGAGCACCTTCTGCGGGAGGCCGAGCTGTGGTGCTCCACGGCTGCCGTCCGGCTCGGTGCGGACTATGCATACCCCCGGGACGAGTTGAAGCGGCTCTGGCGGCTTGTTCTCCTGCAGCAGTTCCACGACATCCTGCCGGGCAGTTCCATTGCCTGGGTGCACCAGGACGCCGAGCGCAACTATGAGGCCATTTCCCGTGACCTCGAGGCCATCATCAGCGACGCCGCGCAGGCCCTGGTGGGGGACGGCGACACAAGCTACCTGCTCAATGCGGCTCCGCATCGCCGCGACGGCGTGGCCGCCCTGGGTATCGGTGAAGGCGCCGGATCCGGCGTAGGCGTCCAGGTGGACCAGTCCGGGGAGAGCTTCATCCTGGACAACGGCGTCATCCGTGCAGTCCTGGACGGGAACGGCCTGCTCACGTCATTGGTGGATCACGCCAGCGGCCGTGACGCGATCGCCCCGGGACAAACCGGCAACCTGTTGGAGCTCTTCCGCGACACCCCTAATGAGTGGGATGCGTGGGATATCGAGGAGTTCTACCGTCGGAACGTCACCCAACTGACCCAAGCGGACACCATCGACCTTGAACGCACGCCAGCAGGCGCCGTCGTGGTGGTCCAGCGCAAGGTGGGCGCCTCCACCATCACCCAGCGCGTGACGCTCGACGCCGGCGCCAAGTCATTGGGCATCGCCACCACCGTGGACTGGCAGGAACGCGAAAAGATGCTGAAGATCGCCTTCCCGCTGGATGTGAGGGCGGATCGCTCGGCGTCGGAAACGCAGTTTGGCCACGTCTTCCGGCCCACCCATACCAACACCTCCTGGGAAGCGGCGAAGTTCGAGATTTGCGCCCACCGCTGGATCCACGTGGCCGAGCCCGGCTATGGAGTCGCGGTGAGCAACTCGTCGAGCTACGGGCACGATGTCACCAGGGCGGTTCGCCCCGACGGCGGAACCACGACGACGGTCAGGACCTCCCTGCTGAGGTCCGCCCGGTTCCCGGACCCGGAAGCAGACCGGGGAGAGCACACCCTGGAACTGTCCATCAGGCCAGGGGCAGCGATTGCCGACGCCGTGGAAGAGGGGTACCGGACCAACCTGAAGCCGAG
- the fdhD gene encoding formate dehydrogenase accessory sulfurtransferase FdhD yields the protein MGRVTQRRKVHKFVLDGSPQALEHPVRFKEDVLAVEEPLEIRLGDMSFSVTMRTPGDDFDLVAGFLVSEGIVWEPSQLISERFCAGENEDGVQTFNVVDAQLRPDVVRPDTGRNVYTSSSCGICGTDSIDAVRKSSHHSPKEDDVTIPVRALAALPDRLREAQAVFDKTGGVHAAGLFRIHDDGTTELLCLREDVGRHNAVDKVVGWALRAGMLPLRGTVLQVSGRASFELVQKAAMAGIPVLAAVSAPSSLAADLAEETGITLAGFSRGHSLNVYAGRDRIVGETVESERQVVGG from the coding sequence ATGGGACGAGTGACGCAGCGCCGCAAGGTGCACAAGTTTGTCCTGGACGGCTCGCCACAGGCACTGGAGCATCCCGTCCGCTTCAAGGAGGACGTGCTGGCAGTGGAGGAGCCCCTGGAAATCCGGTTGGGGGACATGTCCTTCTCCGTCACCATGCGCACCCCCGGGGACGACTTCGACCTCGTGGCGGGATTCCTTGTCTCGGAAGGCATCGTGTGGGAACCTTCGCAGCTGATCTCCGAACGGTTCTGCGCGGGGGAGAACGAAGACGGTGTGCAGACCTTCAACGTGGTGGACGCCCAGCTCAGGCCTGACGTGGTGAGGCCTGACACCGGGCGCAACGTCTACACGTCCAGCTCGTGCGGGATTTGCGGCACTGATTCCATCGACGCCGTCCGCAAGTCCTCCCATCACAGTCCCAAGGAAGACGACGTCACCATCCCGGTCAGGGCGCTTGCAGCTCTGCCGGACCGCCTCCGGGAGGCGCAGGCGGTCTTCGACAAGACCGGCGGCGTCCATGCTGCCGGCCTCTTCAGGATCCACGACGACGGCACCACCGAGCTGCTGTGCCTCCGCGAAGATGTGGGTAGGCACAACGCGGTGGACAAAGTGGTGGGCTGGGCCTTGCGTGCAGGAATGCTGCCGTTGAGGGGCACAGTGCTCCAGGTATCCGGCAGGGCATCCTTTGAACTCGTCCAGAAAGCTGCCATGGCCGGCATTCCTGTTCTGGCCGCCGTCAGTGCGCCGTCCAGCCTCGCGGCGGACCTGGCGGAGGAAACCGGAATTACGCTGGCGGGGTTCAGCCGCGGACACAGTCTGAACGTCTACGCCGGACGGGACAGGATCGTCGGGGAAACAGTCGAATCGGAGCGGCAGGTCGTCGGGGGATAG